The nucleotide sequence GGGCACAGGTGGTGCGGCTGGACACCGGGCAGGCATGCACGGTGGAGCGCGCCACGCTGCCGGAGGGAGTGCGCGAGGGGGACGTGGTGGTTGACGGCCGGCTGGAGCCGGAGCGGACGGCGCAACGGGTGCAGGAGGTGGCGCGCAAGCGGGCGCTGCTGGCTGTTCCCGTCCCACCGGGGCTCGACCTGTGAGGTGGGGTGGCGCGCCAGCGACGTTTCCGTTGACGAGCCGACCAGGATGGTGAACATGCGCGCGATGCCGGTGGCCCTGCCCTACTTCGAGGAAGCCCAGCAGGGACTGGTTCGCCACTTCGCCCTGACTCAGTTCCGGCCGGGGCAGGCCCAGGTCATCTCCTCGGTGATGAGCGGGCGCAACACGGTGGTGGTGATGCCCACCGGCGCGGGCAAGAGCCTGTGCTACCAGCTGCCCGCCACGCTGCTGCCGGGGCTGACGCTGGTGGTGTCACCGCTGATTGCCCTGATGAAGGACCAGGTGGAGGGGCTCACCGCGCGCGGGATTCCGGCCACCTTCATCAACTCGTCCCTGTCGGACCTGGAGCGCGCGGAGCGGATGCGCCGGCTGCGCGCGCGCGAGTACAAGCTCCTGTACGTGGCGCCCGAGCGCTTCCGGAGCCAGAGCTTCCTGGAGACGGTGTCCGAGGTGGGCGTGGACCTGCTCGCCGTGGACGAGGCGCACTGCATCTCCCAGTGGGGCCACGACTTCCGGCCGGACTACGCGCTGCTGGGACAGGTGCGCAAGCGCCTGCGGCCGCCGCGCACGGTGGCGCTGACGGCCACGGCCACGCCCGAGGTGCGAGCGGACATCGTCCGTGTCCTGCTGATGAAGGACCCGGCGCAGTTCGCCATGGGGTTCGACCGCCCCAACCTCTTCCTCGGCAAGCAGGAGGTGGGAGGAGACTCGGACCGGCACGAGGCGTGCGCGCGGCTGGCGGCGCTGGGGGGCAGCGGCATCATCTACTGCTCCACGCGGCGTGCGGCGGAGGGCATCTTCTCCGAGCTGCACCGCCAGGGGCTGAAGGCGATGCTGTACCACGCGGGCATGGAGGACGACGCGCGCCGCCAGGCCCAGGACACGTTCATGTCCACGAAGGACGCGGTGGTGGTGGCCACCAATGCCTTCGGCATGGGCATCGACAAGCCGGACATCCGCTTCGTGGCCCACGCCAACATCCCCCGGGCGGTGGAGGCGTACTACCAGGAGATTGGCCGCGCGGGCCGCGACGGCGGGGACGCGCGGGCGGTGCTGCTCTTCAACCACGCGGACGTGTACACGCAGGAGCGCCTCATCCAGAGCAGCCACCCCTCGGAGGCGGTGTTCGCGGACGTGTGGAACGTGCTCCAGTCGGTGGAGGAGTTCGAGCGAGGCGTGTACGCGCTGGCGGGCACGGTGAATGCCAGCGAGTTCGAGGTGTCCGCGGCGCTGCGCATCCTCGAGCGTGAGGGAAGAATCGAGCGCGGTGGACGGGGCGAGGGCGAGCACGGAATCACGCTGACGGAGAAGGCCCTGGCCGCGCACCCGCATGCGGCGGACGCGCAGCGGCTCTTGAAGTCCCTGCTGGAGACGTTCCCCGTGGGGCGGCAGGCCACCACGGAGCTGCCGATTCTTGCCCGGCGCACGGGGCTGTCGGTGGACGAGGTGCGGCACGCGCTGGGCCTGCTGGAGAAGTCCGGCGCGGCGCGGGTACGGCGGCCATTCTCCGGGCGCTCCATCCGCGCGCTGGAGCGGGTGCCCTTCCGCGAGCTGGGCATGGACCTGAGCCGCGTGCGCGAGCAGGAGCGGCAGAACCTCGCGCTGCTGCGGCGGATGACGGAGTACGCGTACACGGACCGGGACCAGAAGTGCCGGCGCTCGGCGATTCTCCGGTACTTCGGCCAGCAGGACGCGGGGGATGCGTGTGGCAACTGCGACGTGTGCGCGCCGGAGAAGATGCCGCAGCTGCTCGCCGCCCCCCCGGCCGCGTCCCGGCCGCGCGGGGCCTCCTCGTCGGCGGCTCCGCCGGTGATGAACTACAGCGAGCTGGCCTCCACGGAGCTGCGCCGCTGGCGCAAGGATTTGTCGAAGGACTTGGGGGTGGCGCCCTTCATCATCTTCAACGACGCCACGCTGCTGGGGCTGTCGGCGGCGCTGCCCATCGACCGGGAGGCGTTCCTCTCGGTGAAGGGCACCGGGGAGAGCCGCTGGGAGCGCTTCGGGCCCAAGGTGGTGGAAATCTGCCTCATGGCACGCGCGGCGGGCCATGAGCCGCAGGCGGTGCCCGCGACTCCGCCCCGGGTGAGGAAGGCCCGCGTCCCGCGCCTGGGCTGAGCCGGGGCCTCGCGGACGCACCATCCGCGAGGGACTTCAGCGTCCTACAGCCGGCGGCCGCCGCCCGCGCGGCGCCACGCCCGGCGCGCCACGAACAACCGCACCCCGCCCATGAGGGTGCCCACCACCAACGCGAGCATGAAGATGACCGCCACGGTGGTGATGCCGAAGACGACGCGCACGCCGANNNNNNNNNNNNNNNNNNNNNNNNNNNNNNNNNNNNNNNNNNNNNNNNNNNNNNNNNNNNNNNNNNNNNNNNNNNNNNNNNNNNNNNNNNNNNNNNNNNNCCGCCCGCGCGGCGCCACGCCCGGCGCGCCACGAACAACCGCACCCCGCCCATGAGGGTGCCCACCACCAACGCGAGCATGAAGATGACCGCCACGGTGGTGATGCCGAAGACGACGCGCACGCCGAACTCGGTGATGCGGCCGGAGAAGTAGGCCGTGCGCAGCGGCTCCATGGCCCCGGCCATCTCCAGCGCGCGACTTGCTCCACCGCCACCCTTATCGGCGGAATAGCAGCGGACTCGGCTTCTCAGTCTCCTTCGAGAGGAAATCTTGAACCCGGCACGACTTGGGAGGTGTGCTTTGCGAGGAGCACTTCACTCGAAACCTAGCGCTCGGACGCCGACCACAACCGCTCATCTACACCTCCAGTGCTCAGCAAGGACCGAGCAGGAGGCCAGATAAGGAATTTAAACTTGTTGACCTAAATCGCTCCTTATGAGATAAAGGGATCATGGATAATCAACCCAAAGATCCCGATGAGAAGGAGGCCCTTCTTATCATGTTGACCGATGAGTTCATGCAATACAGCAAGCATGACCCTCAAAAATTCATAGCTATCGATATGCTTTTTGAGGAACTGGCCGGGCGAATGGACCACAAGCAACTTTGGGTCGTTGACGAACTGCTTGCGCTGCTCCGCACCGTGGGACGAGGGACGGTCATTGATGCGCTCCGCGCCCTCGACTCCATCGGCCTCGGGGACTTCGTGGTGGGACGCCGAGGGCAGCCCTCCCGCTTCCAGTGGAAATTTGACGCCCACTCCGTCACGGACGCATTGGAGGCATCGAAGTTCCAGGGAGCAACATCGCGCCAAAGCGGAGGCTCTCTGTCCGTCCAATCCAAGGCGCAGACACTGCTCAGCCACCACTTCCGGCTTCGACCCGACTTGACGGTGGAACTCCAACTCCCAGTAGACCTCTCTTCGACTGAAGCGGCGCGGCTGGCGGACTTCGTTCGAACCCTACCGTTCGCGCCATGACTTCGAAAAAGCCCGCCCTCTTTCGTATCGAATTCCTCGCTGCGGCTAGCAAACAATTGGCTGGCATCGCGCCGGTCCATCGCCGCCGCATCGCAGACAAGATCGACACACTCATCAGCAACCCACGTCCTTCAGGTGCCGAGTCGGTCAAGGGCAGCAACTACCTCCGCATTCGCATTGGGGATTACCGAGTCATCTACGAGATCGAGGACGACCGGCTGGTCGTCCTGGTCG is from Pyxidicoccus trucidator and encodes:
- a CDS encoding DUF3006 domain-containing protein — its product is MVGAVGPWGAVQVELLEDSRAQVVRLDTGQACTVERATLPEGVREGDVVVDGRLEPERTAQRVQEVARKRALLAVPVPPGLDL
- a CDS encoding RecQ family ATP-dependent DNA helicase is translated as MVNMRAMPVALPYFEEAQQGLVRHFALTQFRPGQAQVISSVMSGRNTVVVMPTGAGKSLCYQLPATLLPGLTLVVSPLIALMKDQVEGLTARGIPATFINSSLSDLERAERMRRLRAREYKLLYVAPERFRSQSFLETVSEVGVDLLAVDEAHCISQWGHDFRPDYALLGQVRKRLRPPRTVALTATATPEVRADIVRVLLMKDPAQFAMGFDRPNLFLGKQEVGGDSDRHEACARLAALGGSGIIYCSTRRAAEGIFSELHRQGLKAMLYHAGMEDDARRQAQDTFMSTKDAVVVATNAFGMGIDKPDIRFVAHANIPRAVEAYYQEIGRAGRDGGDARAVLLFNHADVYTQERLIQSSHPSEAVFADVWNVLQSVEEFERGVYALAGTVNASEFEVSAALRILEREGRIERGGRGEGEHGITLTEKALAAHPHAADAQRLLKSLLETFPVGRQATTELPILARRTGLSVDEVRHALGLLEKSGAARVRRPFSGRSIRALERVPFRELGMDLSRVREQERQNLALLRRMTEYAYTDRDQKCRRSAILRYFGQQDAGDACGNCDVCAPEKMPQLLAAPPAASRPRGASSSAAPPVMNYSELASTELRRWRKDLSKDLGVAPFIIFNDATLLGLSAALPIDREAFLSVKGTGESRWERFGPKVVEICLMARAAGHEPQAVPATPPRVRKARVPRLG
- a CDS encoding type II toxin-antitoxin system RelE family toxin; amino-acid sequence: MTSKKPALFRIEFLAAASKQLAGIAPVHRRRIADKIDTLISNPRPSGAESVKGSNYLRIRIGDYRVIYEIEDDRLVVLVVRVGHRREIYR